A single Vulpes vulpes isolate BD-2025 chromosome 16, VulVul3, whole genome shotgun sequence DNA region contains:
- the LOC112915233 gene encoding uncharacterized protein encodes MNKFSFFHFLLSENTETSVDAGLRHDHKAPGTQEAADRGALGQLSRSAGHVAVTIRRKEEKPHFRAEIGSKKTRECAPTEVAALTPATGGGNRGILQRWSCRSVGRGAWRVQGGGCRVAGRAHGRLSPASRRPPGFQTRGCGCGEANSAGGGPRTRPHALSPRPRQKTEGQRRPRAPAAADRKRPYRSAENPNSPRPPDGRPRGEGPGAAAPPHIRDPPLCPEPGSPGAASCLRAACVRRLPGRASAGPSRAALHARHVALHSAVGAGAGARAPHTLPRGSGHFLPQQPGPERSLAGPPAPAPAPGSPCRSPTTPNSSRRRPPRPGAHTGPKPRAGASAPPSPPRARASSSQDKNVRARHGTAASAPHAGRRPHALPPPREPRRGPGRGARTPGGAGPAGRHSARDSPSARPPRRGGEGRAGEDTIWQSPAAAPGGFQQPPPGRRGKEQAAAAAVAAAAAPHPPPARFLPLPAPSPAAMATRRRGD; translated from the exons ATGAACAAGTTCAGTTTTTTCCACTTCCTCCTCTCAGAAAACACCGAAACAAGTGTGGATGCAGGTCTACGGCACGATCACAAGGCCCCTGGTACCCAGGAAGCCGCAGACCGAGGGGCGCTAGGGCAACTCTCACGCTCGGCCGGCCACGTGGCTGTCACAatcagaaggaaggaggagaaacc ACACTTTCGAGCGGAAATCGGGTCCAAGAAGACCCGAGAGTGCGCCCCCACTGAAGTCGCTGCGCTCACTCCAGCGACCGGAGGTGGGAACAGAGGCATTTTGCAACGGTGGAGCTGCCGGAGCGTGGGGCGTGGGGCGTGGAGGGTGCAGGGTGGAGGGTGCAGGGTGGCGGGGCGCGCACACGGGCGGCTTTCCCCTGCCTCCCGCCGGCCGCCGGGGTTTCAGACtcgcggctgcggctgcggcgaGGCCAACTCCGCGGGCGGGGGGCCTCGCACACGCCCCCACGCCCTCTCACCTCGCCCCAGACAGAAGACCGAAGGGCAGAGGCGGCCACGGGCCCCAGCGGCGGCGGACAGGAAGCGGCCGTACCGCAGCGCAGAAAACCCgaactccccccgcccccccgacgGCCGCCCGCggggggaggggccaggggccGCGGCGCCCCCCCACATCCGGGACCCGCCCCTGTGCCCCGAGCCCGGCAGCCCGGGGGCTGCAAGTTGCCTGCGCGCAGCGTGCGTCCGGCGCCTCCCCGGGCGCGCCTCGGCGGGGCCCAGCCGGGCCGCCCTCCACGCCCGGCACGTCGCGCTCCACtcggcggtgggggcgggggcgggggcgcgggcgccgcaCACGCTCCCGAGGGGCTCGGGGCACTTCCTCCCACAGCAGCCTGGCCCCGAGCGCAGCCTCGCCGGGCCgccggctcccgctcccgctccgggCAGTCCCTGCCGCTCACCAACAACTCCTAACTCCTCACGGCGCCGCCCCCCACGCCCCGGAGCCCACACGGGACCCAAGCCGCGCGCAGGGGCCagcgcgcccccctccccgccccgtgCCCGCGCCAGTTCCTCACAGGACAAAAATGTCCGGGCGCGTCACGGGACAGCCGCCTCCGCGCCCCACGCCGGGCGCCGGCCGCACGCGCTGCCTCCGCCCCGGGAGCcgcggcgcgggccggggcggggagcgcggacGCCCGGCGGCGCCGGCCCAGCAGGGCGCCACTCCGCACGGGACTCACCGTCTGCTCGGCCGCCGCGGCGGGGAGGCGAGGGACGGGCAGGGGAGGACACAATATGGCAGAGCCCCGCAGCTGCTCCCGGCGGCTTCCAGCAGCCGCCTCCGGGAAGACGCGGCAAAGAGCAGGCAGCGGCAGCTGCGGTGGCGGCCGCGGCAGCACCACATCCCCCTCCCGCTCGCTTCCTCCCCCTCCCGGCACCCTCCCCCGCTGCCATGGCAACGCGGCGCCGAGGAGAttag